The genomic region GCGCGCCGCCGACCACGACCATGGTAAACATCATGATCGACTCGGTGGAGCTCAACATGTCCGGGCTGACAAACGACAGGTAATGGACGAACAGGCTGCCCGCCAAACCGGCGAAAAACGCGCCCAGGCAGAAAGCGAGCAACTTATAGTACGCCGTATTGATCCCCATCGCCGCCGCGGCAATCTCGTCTTCGCGAATGGCGGCAAAGGCATGGCCGATCCGCGAATCTTCCAGGCGGGACATAAAGAAAGCCAAGGCTAGGGCGAACACCAGCGCCGTGACGATAAAAAGTTCCTTACCGGTCGCGCCCACGTCGGTAAAGCTCACGCCGGCAATGCTTGGCGTCACCAACCCGGGCAAACCGGCTGGCCCGCCCGTCACTTCGAGGTTTAGGGCTATGAAGCGGAACACCTCGCCGCAGGCGTAAGTGACGACGACCAGGAACGGTCCTTTGACGCGCAGCGCCGGTGCCCCGAGCGGGATGCCCACCAGGGCGGCGACCACACCGGCGGCCAGAAAGGCCGGCCAATAGGGAACGTGGTAAAGCTGGGTAAGTAACGCCGAAACATAGCCGCCCAGGCCGAAGAACGCGGCATGCCCCAGCGAGGTCTGCCCCACATAGCCGGAAACAAAATTAAGGCTGAGCGTAACAATGCTGTAAGTCAGGCTGACAAAGATGATATGCTTGAAGTAAGGGCTGAAAATGTAGTCCGGAGCATCAATAAATGAGTCCAGGAAGGTGATAAGCAAAATCACGGCACTAAAAACGACAGCGGCGCGGGGGCTGTAGGCAAACCTTACCAGCGACTGCCGCCGCAGGAGCGTTGCTAAAGTTGTCATGGCGCCACACCTCCCTACACCTTCTCCTCGAATTTAAAACCCATCAGGCCGGTGGGCTTAATGACCAACACCAAAATCATGACGATAAAAGCAATGGCGTCACGATAGCCTGACGAAATATACGCGGACGCGATATTTTCCGCCACGCCGAGCAACAGCCCGGCGATCATCGCCCCGGTAATGCTGCCCACGCCGCCGAGCACGGCCACCGCCCAGCCCTTGAGGCCGGCCATGGCCCCCATCATCGGGTCGATCGCGTACAGGACGCCGACCAGCACGCCTGCAGCACCGCCCAAGAGGCCGCTCACCCAAAACGTGATGGTAACAAGATGGTTGACCTCAACCCCCATCAGGCTGACGGTTTCAATGTCCTGCGAGGCGGCCAGCATGGCCTTGCCCATCATGGTACGGGTAATGAACCATTGCAGAAACGCCATTATCACGAGGGTAACCACAAAAATGAACACCTGAAGGCTGTTAACCGTCAGCGAGGCGCCGCCAATTTGAAAGATCATGACGGAAAAGTCCAGGGTAGGGGGATAGGCCCGGGAATGAGGCTCCCAGATGATGGCCGCCAGGTTGCGCAAGAAAGTGGATGCCCCCAGCGCCGTAATAAACAGCGCCAGGCGGGGGCCATTGCGCAGCGGACGGTACGCCAGCCGGTCAATCAGAAAGGCCGTAAAGCCGCTGGCCACCATTGCCAAAATGAGGGCGGCAAAGAGGTTCAGTTTAAAGTGCGTGATGAGCAGAAAACCCACAAAGGCGCCAATCATGAACACCTCACCGTGGGTCCAGTTGATAAGGCCGATGATGCCGAATACTACCGTCCAGCCGATAGCGATAAGGGAATAAATTCCGCCCAGGGCCAGACCGTTAATGATTTGCTGCAACAGAAGCACATTTGTCACCCCCAAACTTTTAACCGCAAAACCTTGAAAATGTTTAAGTCTAACCACGGAGGACACGGAGAGGGCATTTTTTTGATATTTAGCGCGATGAATATCGCGCTCTCTGCGTTCTACTCCGAAAACCGACAACTTCTAAATGGGGAATATAGAGAACCGCAGAGAACACGGAGGATAAAATTTTATTAAAATTAAAAATTAATTAAAACCCCAAGTGCGATG from Thermosinus carboxydivorans Nor1 harbors:
- a CDS encoding branched-chain amino acid ABC transporter permease, producing the protein MTTLATLLRRQSLVRFAYSPRAAVVFSAVILLITFLDSFIDAPDYIFSPYFKHIIFVSLTYSIVTLSLNFVSGYVGQTSLGHAAFFGLGGYVSALLTQLYHVPYWPAFLAAGVVAALVGIPLGAPALRVKGPFLVVVTYACGEVFRFIALNLEVTGGPAGLPGLVTPSIAGVSFTDVGATGKELFIVTALVFALALAFFMSRLEDSRIGHAFAAIREDEIAAAAMGINTAYYKLLAFCLGAFFAGLAGSLFVHYLSFVSPDMLSSTESIMMFTMVVVGGARSIPGSFLGAFLLTFIPEGLRYFKDFVHLPFDPWLVFFGFVLMVMMRVRPQGILGADTVFRR
- a CDS encoding branched-chain amino acid ABC transporter permease is translated as MLLLQQIINGLALGGIYSLIAIGWTVVFGIIGLINWTHGEVFMIGAFVGFLLITHFKLNLFAALILAMVASGFTAFLIDRLAYRPLRNGPRLALFITALGASTFLRNLAAIIWEPHSRAYPPTLDFSVMIFQIGGASLTVNSLQVFIFVVTLVIMAFLQWFITRTMMGKAMLAASQDIETVSLMGVEVNHLVTITFWVSGLLGGAAGVLVGVLYAIDPMMGAMAGLKGWAVAVLGGVGSITGAMIAGLLLGVAENIASAYISSGYRDAIAFIVMILVLVIKPTGLMGFKFEEKV